The proteins below are encoded in one region of Campylobacter rectus:
- the hemH gene encoding ferrochelatase, translating into MRLILLLNMGGPNELGEVEVFLKNMFNDPCILGIKSPFLRKFVAFMITKSRLKTAQNNYRQIGGKSPICELTARLCGKISHFLDEDTAVAFAMNYTPPFAKDVLAEFADVSEIVVFPLYPHHSVTTVTSSLNDFEKALAELNLKAKTKIIDAFFEDERYSEIVADDIAKSAQNLNVGEITLIFSAHSLPQKIIDAGDIYEEHVKRHVQILSKILEERGLKFKEILLAYQSRLGPVKWLEPSLNQALENLKDKKALVYPISFCIDNSETVFELAKEFKHIADGLNFEFYDVVACPNDGEKFARFIANKAVE; encoded by the coding sequence ATGAGGCTAATTTTATTGCTAAATATGGGCGGGCCAAATGAACTTGGCGAGGTCGAGGTTTTTTTGAAAAATATGTTTAACGATCCTTGTATTTTGGGGATAAAAAGCCCGTTTTTGCGTAAATTCGTCGCATTTATGATAACCAAATCGCGCCTAAAAACCGCGCAAAACAACTACCGCCAAATCGGCGGCAAGTCGCCTATTTGCGAGCTTACGGCAAGGCTGTGCGGTAAAATTTCGCATTTTTTAGACGAGGATACCGCCGTAGCCTTTGCGATGAACTATACGCCGCCTTTTGCCAAAGACGTTTTGGCCGAGTTTGCGGACGTTTCGGAGATCGTCGTTTTCCCGCTCTACCCGCATCACTCGGTTACGACCGTGACATCTAGTTTAAATGATTTTGAAAAAGCGCTAGCCGAGTTAAATTTAAAAGCAAAAACAAAAATCATAGATGCCTTTTTCGAGGATGAAAGATATAGCGAGATCGTTGCGGACGACATAGCAAAAAGCGCGCAAAATTTAAACGTCGGCGAGATAACGCTGATATTTTCGGCTCACTCTTTGCCTCAAAAGATCATCGATGCGGGCGATATTTACGAAGAGCACGTCAAGCGGCACGTGCAAATTTTGTCAAAGATTTTGGAAGAGCGAGGGTTAAAATTTAAGGAAATTTTGCTCGCGTATCAGTCGAGGCTGGGGCCCGTAAAATGGCTCGAACCGTCGCTAAATCAGGCTCTTGAAAATCTAAAAGATAAAAAGGCGCTCGTTTATCCAATCTCATTTTGCATCGATAACTCGGAAACCGTTTTTGAGCTGGCAAAAGAATTTAAACATATCGCAGACGGGTTAAATTTCGAGTTTTACGACGTTGTGGCTTGCCCGAACGACGGCGAAAAATTCGCTAGATTTATCGCAAACAAAGCCGTGGAATAA
- a CDS encoding Gfo/Idh/MocA family oxidoreductase, which translates to MKKRVAIVGFGNRARHYYNELRRSEHFELAAIFDGVQNNEIYGRIPFYDNINDLLDSVQIDALIVTDTHKYLNLIPKCLNFIKFILLDPWLCKSGEIRELKYCFKSQNIGAYVAFIDRFNPVIASVKKELAKEKEIFSLNIARGFNKGVNLQLEILQNIDAVRFITGSEIVFSNKILTQNEDKRSETDTLFQLKFKNQTLASIHNSKRFRAERFTIEFAASGGVYFGDILGLKLNKYTADGQQNLKVYSDLSPVKAMLGEFYQACCGAKNDLSTLEDALKAQEICE; encoded by the coding sequence ATGAAAAAACGAGTTGCTATCGTAGGTTTTGGAAATAGAGCAAGGCATTATTACAACGAGCTTCGCCGCTCGGAGCACTTTGAGTTGGCGGCGATTTTTGACGGCGTGCAAAATAACGAAATTTACGGACGGATTCCCTTTTACGACAATATAAACGACCTTTTGGACTCCGTGCAAATCGACGCTCTAATCGTTACCGACACGCATAAATATCTAAATTTGATACCCAAATGCTTAAATTTTATAAAATTTATATTGCTTGATCCTTGGCTTTGCAAATCAGGCGAGATAAGAGAGCTCAAATACTGCTTTAAATCCCAAAATATCGGTGCTTACGTGGCATTTATCGATAGGTTTAATCCCGTTATCGCCTCGGTAAAAAAGGAGCTTGCCAAAGAAAAAGAAATTTTCTCGTTAAATATCGCTCGCGGGTTTAACAAAGGCGTAAATTTGCAACTTGAAATTTTACAAAACATCGATGCGGTGAGGTTTATAACGGGTAGCGAGATAGTCTTTAGCAATAAAATTTTAACCCAAAACGAAGACAAAAGAAGCGAAACCGACACGCTTTTTCAACTCAAATTTAAAAACCAGACGTTAGCGAGCATCCACAACTCAAAACGCTTTAGGGCCGAGCGATTTACGATCGAATTTGCCGCGAGCGGGGGCGTGTATTTCGGCGATATACTAGGGCTTAAACTAAACAAATATACGGCCGATGGGCAGCAAAATTTGAAAGTTTATAGCGACCTTTCGCCCGTTAAAGCTATGCTTGGCGAGTTTTATCAAGCCTGCTGCGGCGCAAAAAACGATCTAAGCACGCTCGAAGATGCGCTCAAGGCTCAGGAGATTTGCGAATGA
- the alaS gene encoding alanine--tRNA ligase, which produces MDIREAYLNFFASKGHEIIPSAPLVPNDATLLFTNAGMVPFKSIFTGEVPRPTPPIRTSCQTCIRAGGKHNDLDNVGYTARHHTFFEMLGNFSFGEYFKRDAIAYAWEFVTQALKLPKDRLYVTVHERDDEAFALWEQHIAKERIYRFGDHDNFWQMGDTGPCGPCSEIFYDQGGEHFNTPEDYMGGDGDRFLEIWNLVFMQYERSSDGKLTPLPKPSIDTGMGLERVTAIMEGKFSNYDSSLFMPLIEEVAALCGKPYAYESGASYRVISDHIRSVTFLLAQGTTFDKEGRGYVLRRILRRAIRHGYLLGIKEPFMYRLVDKVCELMGGHYAYLNEKKAAVKEQIKLEEERFLATIASGLELFESELTRTKDIFSGEAAFKLYDTFGFPLDLTADMLREKGLKVDEAKFDELMSEQKARAKAAWKGSGDKSAKGDFKALLEKFGENEFSGYEELERTSKVLALLDEDFKETQILKAGEQGWAMFDVTPFYAQSGGQAGDSGEVAGAADVLDTQKFFGLSLSNVTVKKELKIGDTVKLKVSEQRAEIARHHSATHLLHSALRSVLGTHIAQAGSSVEASRLRFDFSHPKAVTAEELTKIENFVNAAISENIEAKTEIMDIEDAKNSGAIALFGEKYADKVRVLSFGEVSKELCGGTHVSNLSQIGAFFITKEGGVSAGVRRIEAVCSKAALNLAKAWRSEIEELKTELKSTEPIGAVKKLKAEIKSLKDKAKQAKNAHALACVNVNETKLCVAVLDGGDIKATIDEFKNENEKAAILLVQVNEEGKIALAAGVKNAALKAGEWVKFTAQILGGNGGGKDDFATAGGKNVLAIEDAMRQAFEFAKIKLEK; this is translated from the coding sequence ATGGATATTAGAGAGGCTTATTTAAATTTTTTCGCAAGCAAAGGTCATGAGATCATCCCATCCGCGCCGCTCGTGCCAAACGACGCTACGCTGCTTTTTACAAACGCGGGCATGGTGCCGTTTAAGAGTATTTTCACCGGCGAAGTGCCGCGCCCTACTCCGCCCATACGCACGAGCTGTCAGACCTGCATCCGCGCAGGCGGCAAGCACAACGACCTAGACAACGTCGGCTACACCGCGCGCCACCACACGTTTTTTGAGATGCTGGGAAATTTTAGCTTCGGCGAATACTTTAAACGTGACGCGATCGCGTATGCGTGGGAGTTCGTCACGCAGGCGCTAAAACTACCCAAAGACCGCTTATACGTCACGGTTCACGAGAGAGACGACGAGGCGTTTGCGCTATGGGAACAGCACATCGCAAAAGAGCGCATTTATAGATTCGGCGATCACGATAACTTCTGGCAGATGGGCGATACGGGACCGTGCGGACCGTGCTCGGAGATCTTTTACGACCAAGGCGGCGAGCACTTTAACACGCCTGAGGACTATATGGGCGGCGACGGCGATAGATTTCTTGAAATTTGGAACCTGGTTTTTATGCAATACGAGCGCAGCAGCGACGGCAAACTAACCCCGCTGCCAAAGCCTAGCATCGACACAGGCATGGGACTTGAACGCGTCACGGCGATAATGGAAGGCAAATTTAGCAACTACGACAGTTCGCTTTTTATGCCTCTTATCGAGGAAGTAGCCGCGCTTTGCGGCAAGCCTTACGCTTACGAGAGCGGCGCTAGCTACCGCGTCATCAGCGATCACATCCGCTCGGTGACTTTTTTGCTGGCTCAAGGCACTACATTTGACAAAGAGGGCCGCGGCTACGTGCTTCGCCGTATCCTTCGCCGAGCGATCAGGCATGGATATCTGCTAGGTATAAAAGAGCCCTTTATGTACCGCCTCGTCGATAAAGTCTGCGAGCTAATGGGCGGCCACTATGCCTACCTAAACGAGAAAAAAGCGGCGGTAAAAGAGCAAATCAAGCTCGAAGAAGAGAGATTTTTAGCCACGATCGCAAGCGGGCTCGAGCTTTTTGAGAGCGAGCTAACGCGCACGAAAGATATTTTTAGCGGCGAGGCTGCGTTTAAGCTTTACGATACCTTCGGATTTCCGCTAGATCTTACCGCCGACATGCTACGCGAAAAGGGGCTCAAAGTCGACGAAGCTAAATTTGACGAGCTGATGAGCGAGCAAAAAGCGCGCGCTAAAGCTGCTTGGAAAGGCAGCGGCGATAAGAGCGCAAAGGGCGATTTTAAGGCGCTTTTAGAGAAATTCGGCGAAAATGAATTTAGCGGTTACGAGGAGCTTGAGCGCACGAGCAAGGTTTTAGCGCTGCTTGACGAGGATTTTAAAGAAACGCAAATTTTAAAAGCCGGCGAGCAAGGCTGGGCGATGTTTGACGTGACGCCTTTTTACGCGCAAAGCGGCGGCCAGGCGGGCGATAGCGGCGAAGTCGCGGGCGCGGCCGACGTACTAGATACGCAGAAGTTTTTCGGGTTAAGCTTATCAAATGTCACAGTCAAAAAAGAGCTTAAAATCGGCGATACCGTAAAACTAAAAGTAAGCGAGCAAAGAGCCGAGATCGCGCGCCACCACAGTGCCACGCACCTACTTCACTCTGCGCTTAGAAGCGTTCTTGGCACGCATATCGCGCAGGCCGGATCTAGCGTCGAGGCAAGCAGGCTCAGGTTTGACTTCTCGCATCCAAAGGCCGTGACGGCGGAGGAGCTAACAAAGATCGAAAATTTCGTCAATGCCGCGATTAGCGAAAATATAGAGGCAAAAACGGAGATAATGGACATCGAGGATGCCAAAAATAGCGGCGCGATCGCGCTATTTGGCGAGAAATACGCCGACAAGGTGCGCGTGCTAAGCTTCGGCGAGGTTAGCAAGGAGCTTTGCGGCGGTACGCACGTAAGCAATTTAAGCCAGATAGGCGCGTTTTTCATCACTAAAGAAGGCGGCGTGAGCGCGGGCGTGCGCAGGATCGAGGCCGTGTGCTCCAAAGCCGCGCTAAATCTCGCAAAAGCCTGGCGCAGCGAGATCGAGGAGCTGAAAACCGAGCTAAAAAGCACCGAGCCGATAGGCGCGGTAAAAAAGCTAAAAGCCGAAATAAAAAGCCTAAAAGATAAGGCTAAGCAAGCCAAAAACGCGCACGCTCTGGCATGCGTAAATGTAAACGAGACCAAGCTTTGCGTCGCGGTGCTTGACGGCGGCGATATAAAGGCTACGATAGACGAGTTTAAAAACGAGAACGAAAAGGCCGCGATCCTGCTCGTGCAAGTAAATGAAGAAGGCAAAATCGCGCTGGCCGCAGGTGTGAAAAATGCGGCTTTAAAAGCGGGCGAATGGGTCAAATTTACGGCGCAAATTTTAGGCGGAAACGGCGGCGGCAAGGATGATTTCGCAACCGCCGGCGGCAAAAACGTGCTAGCGATCGAGGATGCGATGAGGCAGGCGTTTGAGTTTGCTAAAATCAAGCTTGAAAAATAG
- the maf gene encoding septum formation inhibitor Maf translates to MIILASSSVTRAKVLRDHGVKFEQVFFDYDESGVDKNLPPHVYVQKIVAAKKEQFLKANDGAKNVLFADSVVVCDGKILGKAKDEKEALKMLRMQSGNVARIVTAMIFLGEKFELINVSFAEYKFAKFDETDLQNYLSGDLWQGKAGAMTIENFNKKYILSQNGETSTAMGLNAKILKAFL, encoded by the coding sequence ATGATTATTTTGGCTTCGAGCTCGGTCACTAGAGCTAAGGTTTTACGAGATCACGGCGTCAAATTTGAGCAGGTCTTCTTTGACTACGACGAGAGCGGCGTAGATAAAAATTTACCGCCGCACGTCTACGTCCAAAAGATCGTCGCGGCAAAAAAAGAGCAGTTTTTAAAGGCAAACGACGGCGCGAAAAACGTCCTTTTCGCCGATAGCGTCGTGGTGTGCGACGGTAAAATTTTAGGTAAAGCAAAAGACGAAAAAGAGGCGCTTAAAATGCTACGAATGCAAAGCGGTAACGTCGCTAGAATCGTAACCGCGATGATATTTTTGGGCGAAAAATTCGAGCTTATTAACGTAAGCTTCGCCGAGTATAAATTTGCCAAATTTGACGAAACCGACCTACAAAACTACCTATCGGGCGATCTTTGGCAGGGCAAAGCCGGAGCTATGACGATAGAAAATTTCAACAAAAAATACATCCTAAGCCAAAACGGCGAAACTAGCACCGCAATGGGGCTAAATGCGAAAATTTTAAAGGCCTTTTTATGA
- a CDS encoding transglycosylase domain-containing protein: MRILASILFFIFVSLGAAFVYLYSQVRFDASNIIDFRPKLTTQIYDRNGELIANIFDENRIYVKYEDIPPRVIEALVAIEDTSFFEHSGVNPEAITRAIVKDIKAGKLVEGASTLTQQLVKNMVLTREKKLTRKVKEMIISMKLENELSKEQILERYLNHVYLGHGYHGIKTAAKGYFRKELDELTLKEIAILVGLPKAPSTYDPTRHLDLSLSRANNVIARMNTLGWISDAEYKAALVEQPVVFDDTLTQNKAPYVVDEVLKEAARRFEDIKTGGYVIETNVDLKVQQMASEALKYGHNEILKRNKDANASILNGAIVVTLPKTGEVLALVGGVDYAKSSYNRATQSTRQPGSSFKPFIYQIALDMGYSPMSKAADISRVFNEGSRYEWRPKNYSGGFQGYITLREALRQSRNLATINLLNEIGLDTAYKKLSEMGFGGIPKNLSIALGSFGISPLEFAKFYSIFPNGGEIVEPSLIKRIINYKNLEAVFEPERLVVTQPEQAYIMTDMLRTVVDRGTGQNARLNGVQVAGKTGTTNNNIDAWFCGFTPEVEVVVWYGNDDNTPMRKVEGGGRTAAPVFKKFMESYMKEYPPKLKTFVEPEGVFHTAHEGVSEIYTKISPVPKQDAQDTLIKQDDEGLIF; the protein is encoded by the coding sequence ATGAGAATTTTAGCTTCGATTTTGTTTTTTATCTTTGTTTCTCTGGGTGCGGCGTTTGTGTATCTTTATTCGCAGGTTAGATTTGACGCGTCAAATATCATCGACTTTAGGCCAAAGCTAACGACTCAAATTTACGATAGAAACGGCGAACTCATCGCAAATATCTTTGACGAAAATAGGATCTACGTCAAGTACGAGGACATCCCGCCGCGCGTCATCGAGGCGCTGGTGGCGATCGAGGATACGAGCTTTTTCGAACACAGCGGCGTAAATCCCGAGGCCATCACGCGAGCTATCGTTAAGGATATAAAGGCGGGCAAGCTAGTCGAAGGAGCTAGCACGCTCACGCAACAGCTCGTTAAAAACATGGTGCTAACCAGAGAAAAAAAGCTAACTCGCAAGGTCAAGGAGATGATCATCTCGATGAAGCTTGAAAACGAGCTAAGCAAAGAGCAAATCTTAGAGCGCTACCTAAATCACGTCTATCTGGGACACGGCTACCACGGTATCAAGACGGCGGCGAAGGGGTATTTCAGAAAAGAGCTTGACGAGCTCACGCTAAAAGAGATCGCGATCCTAGTCGGCCTGCCGAAGGCTCCCAGCACCTACGATCCCACCCGCCACCTAGACCTCTCGCTAAGCCGTGCAAACAACGTAATAGCAAGGATGAACACGCTAGGCTGGATCAGCGACGCCGAGTATAAAGCCGCGCTAGTCGAGCAACCCGTGGTCTTTGACGATACGCTCACGCAAAACAAAGCCCCATACGTCGTAGATGAAGTGCTAAAAGAGGCTGCGAGGCGCTTTGAGGACATCAAAACGGGCGGCTACGTCATAGAAACAAACGTCGATCTAAAAGTGCAGCAGATGGCGTCCGAAGCGCTAAAATACGGTCATAACGAGATACTAAAACGTAACAAAGACGCAAACGCCAGCATCCTAAACGGCGCTATCGTCGTCACCTTGCCAAAGACGGGCGAGGTCCTAGCGCTGGTGGGCGGCGTGGACTACGCCAAAAGCAGCTACAACCGCGCCACGCAGAGCACCCGCCAGCCGGGCTCTAGCTTTAAGCCCTTTATCTACCAGATCGCCCTAGATATGGGTTATTCGCCGATGAGCAAGGCTGCGGACATATCAAGGGTCTTTAACGAAGGCAGCCGGTACGAGTGGCGGCCGAAAAACTACAGCGGCGGCTTCCAGGGCTATATCACGCTACGAGAAGCCCTGCGTCAGTCACGCAACCTAGCCACGATAAATTTGCTCAACGAGATCGGGCTCGATACGGCCTACAAAAAGCTTAGCGAGATGGGTTTTGGCGGCATACCCAAAAATCTCTCCATCGCGCTTGGCAGTTTCGGTATCTCGCCTCTAGAATTTGCTAAATTTTACTCGATATTTCCAAACGGCGGCGAGATCGTGGAGCCAAGCCTGATCAAACGTATCATAAACTATAAAAATTTAGAAGCGGTTTTCGAGCCGGAGCGCCTGGTCGTGACCCAACCCGAGCAAGCGTATATAATGACCGATATGCTAAGGACGGTCGTAGATAGGGGTACAGGGCAAAACGCGAGGCTAAACGGCGTGCAGGTCGCGGGCAAAACCGGCACGACAAATAACAACATAGACGCGTGGTTTTGCGGATTTACGCCCGAGGTCGAGGTGGTCGTGTGGTACGGCAACGACGATAATACGCCGATGAGGAAAGTCGAGGGCGGCGGACGCACGGCGGCTCCGGTGTTTAAGAAATTTATGGAAAGCTATATGAAGGAGTATCCGCCAAAACTCAAAACCTTCGTCGAGCCCGAAGGAGTCTTTCACACCGCGCACGAGGGCGTGAGCGAAATATATACGAAAATCTCGCCGGTACCGAAGCAAGACGCGCAAGACACGCTCATAAAACAAGACGACGAGGGGCTTATATTTTAG
- a CDS encoding MATE family efflux transporter → MLWFSLIISLVVTALILAGKDFIFGAVFGDISPEVRRDVDAYLTIVAFSLSFLAAYSAGAAIFRTMGNAKLPMYIMLAMNVLNVVLTAVAIHTFRLGSPASPSRRWSLES, encoded by the coding sequence TTGCTTTGGTTTAGCCTCATCATCTCACTCGTCGTCACGGCGCTCATCTTGGCTGGCAAGGATTTTATATTCGGCGCGGTTTTTGGCGACATATCGCCCGAGGTCAGGCGCGACGTGGACGCGTATCTCACGATCGTCGCATTTTCGCTATCGTTTTTGGCAGCGTATTCGGCGGGTGCGGCGATATTTCGCACGATGGGCAACGCCAAGCTACCGATGTATATCATGCTCGCAATGAACGTGCTAAACGTCGTTCTTACCGCGGTCGCGATCCATACTTTTAGGCTGGGTTCACCGGCATCGCCGTCCCGACGCTGGTCGCTAGAGTCCTAG
- a CDS encoding tetratricopeptide repeat protein: MKKYLLFFLPILAFSFSLSVNSGAEDGKTYSVLNLLDEKEFACKEEILAYDRKLYYCDIPGGALPKVSDKILSLVEVRFREEKGGMRIYVVPRANSRLISSSDLLYGESVVPFSKNGGLAKRHTIVIDQNLSEFKKQTNAGVNFAPIFERMISPSVGPLDLNKAPIENSDSNDINMYLDVKKSYDAKRYDDAIATSQTALRRYANSIFASEFLLYRLRALDKILDSQNSFEGSDAADIASEGRAWMRRFVSDENYPEVLYLVTKAYLKQELVSDANYTLDILINEHPNSNFTKLAILEFADRLYVTGRQDEAVRMYENVLYSAQTLDVASRAALSLVQGSIDKAKFDRAKEYMLKILDRNHEYLLNDTSKLTALAGIFHEKKIDDIAARIYEILLARLNKNDDDYETVLKNLGIALMGTPNTQKAYDYLKRYQSEFADGQYAAVVQNALDRLFFARNDESNATKLHERYDALIEKYGKTDVGAKALKEQVALYLKERKFEDVLRYTQAVRDLNDTDASAVLAQAALNLTSEAIRQNDCAMAVNLTENYGIGEKIGAKFKLFDCYMRLSRFAAAHELASQNILAPDMLDRVEWLIKLASVLIKTQKYNDALRVADEALAVASRQEYADVSPVLFYRFEALMGLGKFADAAATITAVETLRRNDFKVIELYDRMAEATYGANDFLNASVYAKKAIDLQKRLHIDTFSPKIDFEYIGSLSKLDRLGEALDVARELVDTRLDPENRLRALAQISEIYIKLKRESEAKPYLQECVGSNLQSSWKAICAEQMKLVE; the protein is encoded by the coding sequence ATGAAAAAATATCTTTTGTTTTTTTTACCTATTTTAGCGTTTTCTTTTAGCCTTAGCGTAAATTCGGGCGCAGAGGACGGCAAGACCTACAGCGTGCTAAATTTGCTGGACGAAAAGGAATTTGCGTGCAAAGAGGAGATCCTAGCCTACGACCGAAAGCTATACTACTGCGACATCCCGGGCGGTGCACTGCCAAAAGTGAGCGATAAAATTTTATCTCTCGTTGAGGTGAGGTTTCGCGAGGAGAAAGGCGGTATGAGGATATACGTCGTGCCGCGTGCAAATTCGCGCCTCATTTCATCTAGCGATCTTCTTTACGGCGAGTCCGTCGTGCCCTTTAGCAAAAACGGCGGGCTTGCCAAGCGCCACACGATCGTGATAGATCAAAATTTAAGCGAATTTAAAAAGCAAACAAACGCGGGGGTAAATTTCGCTCCGATATTTGAACGGATGATATCCCCTAGCGTCGGGCCGCTCGATCTAAACAAAGCTCCGATCGAAAATAGCGACAGCAACGATATAAATATGTATCTGGACGTGAAAAAAAGCTACGACGCCAAGCGCTACGACGACGCGATAGCTACTAGCCAAACGGCGTTAAGGCGCTATGCAAACAGCATCTTTGCCAGCGAGTTTTTGCTCTATAGACTGCGCGCTTTGGATAAAATTTTAGACTCGCAAAACAGCTTCGAGGGCTCTGACGCGGCGGATATCGCATCCGAGGGGCGCGCGTGGATGAGACGCTTTGTCTCGGACGAAAACTACCCCGAGGTGCTATATCTCGTGACCAAGGCCTACCTCAAGCAAGAGCTCGTCAGTGACGCAAACTACACGCTAGATATCCTTATAAACGAGCATCCAAACTCAAATTTTACAAAGCTGGCCATACTCGAGTTTGCCGACAGGCTCTACGTCACGGGCAGACAGGACGAGGCCGTGAGGATGTATGAGAACGTGCTCTATTCGGCGCAGACGCTCGATGTCGCCAGCCGCGCGGCTCTGAGCCTCGTGCAGGGCAGTATCGACAAAGCCAAATTCGACCGCGCCAAAGAATATATGCTAAAAATCCTAGATAGAAATCACGAGTATCTACTAAACGACACCTCGAAGCTAACAGCTCTGGCGGGGATATTTCACGAAAAAAAGATCGACGACATCGCTGCGAGAATTTATGAAATTTTACTCGCTCGTCTAAATAAAAACGACGATGATTACGAAACCGTGCTAAAAAATCTAGGCATCGCGCTAATGGGCACGCCCAATACGCAAAAAGCCTACGACTATCTAAAAAGATATCAAAGCGAGTTTGCGGACGGGCAGTACGCCGCTGTCGTGCAAAATGCGCTCGATAGGCTATTTTTCGCCAGAAACGACGAGAGTAACGCGACTAAGCTGCACGAGCGCTACGACGCCCTCATCGAAAAATACGGCAAAACGGACGTCGGAGCTAAGGCGCTAAAAGAGCAGGTTGCTCTCTATCTAAAAGAGCGTAAATTTGAGGATGTTCTGCGCTATACCCAGGCTGTGCGCGATCTAAACGATACGGACGCTAGCGCCGTCTTGGCTCAGGCCGCGCTAAATTTAACGAGTGAAGCCATCCGTCAAAACGACTGCGCTATGGCTGTAAATTTGACCGAAAACTACGGCATAGGCGAGAAAATCGGGGCTAAATTTAAGCTCTTTGACTGCTATATGCGCCTATCGCGCTTCGCCGCCGCGCACGAGCTAGCCTCGCAAAATATCCTTGCGCCCGATATGCTCGACCGCGTGGAGTGGCTCATCAAGCTAGCCTCCGTTTTGATAAAGACGCAGAAGTATAACGACGCCTTGCGCGTGGCCGACGAAGCCCTGGCTGTCGCGTCCAGGCAGGAGTACGCCGACGTCTCGCCCGTGCTTTTTTATAGATTTGAGGCGTTGATGGGGCTTGGCAAGTTCGCCGACGCCGCCGCGACGATAACGGCCGTCGAGACGCTGCGCAGAAACGACTTTAAGGTCATCGAGCTCTACGACCGTATGGCCGAGGCGACATACGGCGCGAACGATTTTTTAAACGCGTCGGTTTACGCTAAAAAGGCGATCGACCTACAAAAACGCCTACATATCGACACTTTTAGCCCGAAAATCGACTTTGAGTACATCGGCTCGCTAAGTAAGCTGGATAGACTAGGCGAGGCTCTGGACGTTGCGCGAGAACTCGTAGATACGCGCTTAGATCCGGAAAACAGACTGCGAGCACTAGCTCAGATCTCGGAAATCTACATCAAGCTAAAACGCGAAAGCGAAGCAAAGCCGTATCTGCAGGAGTGCGTCGGCTCAAATTTACAAAGCTCGTGGAAGGCCATCTGCGCCGAGCAGATGAAGCTCGTGGAGTAA
- the cuyB gene encoding cysteate racemase, with protein sequence MKRIGILGGMGPLATIDLYAKIVELTNAAKDQDNIHIVIDNYPQIPDRTAYILHGGEDPFPFMKESAIRLKNAGCEAICIACNTAHYFAKRLTQECGVNILHIAKIATASIKSNFPHAKKIAVIATTGTTAAKIYENELIAADLTCVKIPENLMTDIMDCIYKGAKANKLKEYVGLFNDTIAAIEADAYIAACTEIPLFLPYATKKDKFVDATLELAKAAVKFGLEK encoded by the coding sequence ATGAAACGAATCGGAATTTTAGGCGGTATGGGGCCGTTAGCCACTATCGACTTGTATGCCAAGATCGTAGAACTCACAAACGCCGCAAAAGATCAAGACAACATCCATATCGTCATCGACAACTACCCGCAGATACCTGACCGCACGGCGTATATCCTGCACGGAGGCGAGGATCCGTTTCCTTTTATGAAAGAGTCCGCGATAAGGCTCAAAAACGCGGGTTGCGAGGCTATCTGCATAGCTTGCAATACGGCTCATTATTTTGCCAAGCGCCTAACGCAGGAGTGCGGCGTAAATATCCTGCACATCGCTAAAATCGCGACTGCGTCGATAAAGTCGAATTTCCCTCACGCTAAAAAGATCGCCGTCATCGCCACTACCGGCACGACCGCGGCTAAAATTTACGAAAACGAGCTGATCGCCGCAGATCTTACGTGCGTAAAAATTCCTGAAAATTTGATGACCGACATCATGGACTGCATCTACAAGGGCGCAAAAGCAAATAAGCTAAAGGAGTACGTGGGTCTCTTTAACGACACGATCGCGGCTATCGAGGCCGACGCATATATCGCGGCTTGCACGGAGATACCGCTATTTTTGCCGTATGCGACGAAAAAAGATAAATTCGTAGATGCCACTCTCGAGCTTGCTAAAGCAGCCGTTAAATTCGGCCTGGAAAAATAA